A DNA window from Betta splendens chromosome 6, fBetSpl5.4, whole genome shotgun sequence contains the following coding sequences:
- the lrrk2 gene encoding leucine-rich repeat serine/threonine-protein kinase 2 isoform X4: protein MGDKEELEERLKKLVVRLKTPQEDRQLSTLIQIIQDLLFLAHSDHADELFEHRDVHVPLMAVLSSYISSRGVQQVGWSLLCRLIEMCPETWEQLSAPPQAASNSDLLQVHQQVLKLLSQHSSDWRLTVVGLRALALLLRSDMIRLLVLEEEEDVFSLVVHAMMAFPASEEVYLQGCAALQSLLESVSDDHLAEFVENQDHVVVLEAVQRFAGNLELLLQALKVLLLLARLGSNVEMLMSGGDRCYRGVIAAMDAFPEVEELQEMGCCLFRKFTSDAGSICPAETYYNILVVNGVQRVAVRACETFPNNAALQAHALSCLADLTATIVQNRAVVEQGLEEGEEEENRGKQEVEDMGLGWMELCCTALELHADEPLVQEAASWAIHSLLLHGAGVKNPEDEPSERTPVHRQLMVAMLLHSSSPKVFKAATSASAALLTHNGKMRALLLSSGLHVNLVEMMKRHSASAEVSFSACKLLHLLFQGRRASLDESVMAMSQILSTMKLHNFEPEVQLEALQASLAFLCPDRSLREHGASVADPDMADVSLRVLKNQCVLEGAHTLYLEALNRFISSVTIQKCGLKVLCALADCSGAVDLLCQQGAIDTVLHTLHTFPQEREIHYWSLSLLACLVSKKKLSRTTMPVLASVVVVSILQYRDDSEMLLKCFQVALRMLDASSGAAAELHREDFDRLIFQLLREETWDQSNNQLRKSVCLALSKMWSNSELHYRMLEKACEDGDTTMAECLMELGADVDRKTKAEPLIYQVCERGGPLELVELLLSRGAHEQHLRRALAVSVKRSDGPTIIQLLGRLGLDLNNNALCLGGLRLGRLDAAWLSPLLAERRRAYSVRHSNTKGVSLARYIHSLMHQRSKGSGAAPRSVTDPCQTSGYISDESDDSNFSLHLVEDSLFNDDVESDGSDPLSGALSPRLRNNSAEELKGGSFRRRQSGGRHASAECGQTDSEQTEPVNRRNGRSSAGHKVLGSAENSATLLKERERIHLLDLSGNELSSLSCLDDGFIQQQLWHLLRLDLSTNGLFQFPPALCQSLQSLTRLDLQGNQLQSLPAELLSLPSLGTLNVSRNCVGPLLTFDPSVTCPSLRQLNLSFNKLSTFPPELGRAMGQLEELVLEGNSIAELCAPLCLPEVTLLDVSKNRVETISLDFLTGCPKLETFNASANKISSLSHLPSRLTTLKLAANSFTCVSEAILHLPILRSVDMRSNHISVLPGPRFWTSSNLRELMFSHNSITTLDLSQTISKWTRLEKLHLSDNKLTEIPLQIGSLEGLTSLDVSRNPGLRSFPDEMGKLGKLWDLPLDGLQLKLDLKLIGSKTKDIVRFLQQRLRKAVPYYRMKLIVVGNPGSGKTALIQQLMKLKRPQNSKKAAAGITIHDWTVREWDKKKMVLNVWDFAGGDEFSCSHPHFLTCRAVYLVVYNLSRGASQVDALKPWLFTIKAVAPFSPVILVGTHIDMSEDQQVQACLRKIKEELLSHQSFPAIRDYHMVSVGEDSDAMARLRKTIIREVTSFKIQGQPVMGQLVPDSYVELQRRIQQHRARVSPEFPVLRREELLQLVRDSELLETSELPHATHFLSEAGVLLHYDDPALLLQELYFIDPQWLCNIISQKLTLKSSGFWEQPKAVVQRVDVERFLFETKCFPRSHLTQFFKLLEKFQIALPFGDEQLLLPSCLSKQRPVIELPHSENSELIVRLYEMPYFPMDYWSRQISRLLEVSSYLLYGREKAVKANRIYWMRGVYLNWSPDAYCLVEDASVEEDPSSLVRITVPSSRKGRVLLGQVVDQVDSVLEEWFPSLLNTDMLGSGEALLKKWALYSFEDGQERSKILLEDLFGYFDREFLLVKQDDPRCTLPLAQIAPDLVLSDQPAGTILDSEELELDMSKDNRLGDGGFGTVYRGVYKNEEVAVKVFNKHASDLYIHRLLRQELTVLGRLRHPSLIGLLAAGPAPQVLVMELALRGSLDWLFEHENGRLNRKFQHRVALQVADGLRYLHSAMIIYRDLKPHNVLLFNLKADAEIIAKITDYGIAQFCCSMGVRSSEGTVGFRAPEVARGNVVYNQQADVFSFGLLLYDLLTCGERISDGMKFPSDFDEIAVQRKLPDPVKHYGCSPWLSFQALMSDCLMERPQDRPTSAQVFDRLNSGEMLCLMRELVLGQAFNAECVTVSSDGSERRAWTGGGSTKRFGSLTTVDLGTGLGTAQKMYDSPILCLVTVQIPGEEGDWLVAGTQSGSLVVVGARDASTRHRLQSVTDAVTSLFFHVHPRHTQRKNYLLVGTANGILSVYEDSALKQENGRPVKTVNVGNINTPVVCLGRSAHPQDAGSVWAGCGSKVVSFTADYSVCKSVDTRPNLQRKPFLCSEACVSRMAVDKHLYLSKAGASTVEVWDKRSERMVDCIDCAQIISGRQGESAPPWARVKALLVQGSATLWVGTRGGHLLLLELQTLQTLQVLALRCDSIRCISAALIETLDWRNAVLVLGRRLPQDRNQRNESESVLMVWSSTLPMEVRDLNRHSEKRQQIAARMREQLHHS, encoded by the exons ATGGGCGacaaagaggagctggaggagaggctgaagAAGCTCGTGGTGAGGCTGAAGACGCCGCAGGAGGACCGACAGCTGAGCACCCTGATCCAGATCATCCAGGACCTGCTGTTCCTGGCGCACAGCGACCACG CCGATGAGCTGTTTGAGCACAGAGACGTCCATGTCCCCCTCATGGCCGTGCTGTCCTCCTACATCAGCAGCAGGGGGGTCCAGCAG GTCGGATGGTCACTGTTGTGTCGGCTGATTGAAATGTGTCCTGAGACGTGGGAACAGCTGAGCGCACCTCCTCAGGCAGCCAGTAACTCAGACCTGCTACAAGTGCACCA GCAGGTCCTGAAGCTGCTGTCGCAGCACAGCTCAGACTGGAGGCTGACCGTGGTGGGACTCCgggctctggctctgctgctccgATCAG ACATGATTCgtctgctggtgctggaggaggaagaggatgtttTCAGTCTGGTCGTGCATGCGATGATGGCGTTTCCTGCCAGTGAAGAAGTGTATCTGCAGGGCTGCGCAGCTCTTCAGTCCCTGCTGGAAAGCG tgaGTGACGATCACCTTGCAGAGTTTGTGGAGAACCAGGACCACGTTGTAGTTCTGGAAGCTGTGCAGAGGTTTGCAGGGaacctggagctgctcctgcaggcGCTGAaggtgctgctcctgctggcTCGTCTGG GCAGTAACGTAGAGATGCTGATGTCGGGAGGAGATCGATGTTACAGAGGCGTCATCGCTGCCATGGATGCCTTTcctgaggtggaggagctgcaggagatggGCTGCTGCCTGTTCAGGAAGTTCACGTCAG ATGCTGGTTCGATCTGTCCTGCAGAGACTTACTACAACATCCTGGTGGTGAACGGCGTCCAGAGGGTCGCGGTCAGAGCCTGTGAGACCTTCCCCAACAATGCGGCGCTACAGGCCCACGCTCTGTCCTGCCTGGCCGACCTCA CTGCAACCATCGTGCAGAACAGAGCAGTGGTTGAGCAGggactggaggagggagaggaggaggagaacagggggaagcaggaggtggaggacatgGGCCTGGGCTGGATGGAGCTCTGCTGTACGGCGCTGGAGCTCCATGCGGATGAGCCACTGGTTCAG GAGGCTGCGAGTTGGGCCAtccacagtctgctgctgcacggAGCCGGAGTCAAGAATCCAGAAGATGAGCCGAGTGAGAG GACGCCCGTGCACAGACAGCTGATGGTGGCCATGctgctccactcctcctcccccaAAGTGTTCAAAGCTGCCACCAGCGCCAGCGCCGCGCTGCTCACACACAACG GTAAGATGCGGGCTCTGCTGCTGTCCAGTGGCCTCCACGTGAACCTGGTGGAGATGATGAAGAGACATTCGGCTTCGGCCGAAGTTTCCTTCAGCGCCTGCaaactgctccacctgctgttcCAGGGAAG aAGAGCCAGCCTGGACGAGTCCGTCATGGCCATGAGTCAGATCCTCAGCACCATGAAGCTGCACAACTTTGAGCCAGAGGTTCagctggaggcgctgcaggCCAGCCTGGCCTTCCTGTGTCCAG ACAGAAGTCTAAGGGAGCACGGGGCCTCAGTCGCAGATCCCGACATGGCCGACGTCTCTCTGAGGGTGCTGAAGAACCAGTGTGTCCTGGAAGGAGCCCACACTCTGTACTTGGAGGCTCTCAACAGG ttcaTCAGCAGTGTGACCATCCAGAAGTGTGGcctgaaggttctgtgtgcgcTGGCTGACTGCTCTGGTGCAGTGGACCTGCTCTGCCAGCAGGGGGCCATAGACACGGtgctccacacgctgcacacgttCCCACAGGAACGAG AGATCCACTACTGGAGTCTGAGCCTGCTCGCCTGCCTCGTCTCCAAGAAGAAGCTGTCGAGGACGACCATGCCGGTCCTAGCTTCTGTTGTGGTCGTCTCCATCCTCCAGTACAGGGACGACtctgagatgctgctgaag TGTTTTCAGGTGGCTCTCAGGATGCTCGATGCCTCTTCAGGTGCAGCTGCTGAGTTGCACAGAGAAGACTTTGACAGACTTATCTTCCAACTCCTCAGAGAAGAGACTTGGGACCAGAGCAACAACCAA CTGCGCAAGTCAGTGTGTCTGGCTCTGTCCAAGATGTGGAGCAACTCAGAGCTCCACTACCGCATGCTGGAAAAAGCCTGTGAGGACGGAGACACCACGATGGCGGAGTGTCTGATGGAGCTGGGCGCCGACGTCGACAGGAAGACGAAAGCAGAACCTCTCATCTACCAG GTGTGTGAGCGAGGCGGCCCgttggagctggtggagctgcttcTCAGCCGCGGGGCTCACGAGCAGCACCTCCGCCGGGCTCTGGCAGTGAGCGTGAAGAGGAGCGATGGGCCCACGATCATCCAGCTGCTGGGCCGTTTGGGTCTGGACCTCAACAACAATGCTCTCTGTCTGGGAGGGTTGAGGCTGGGTCGCCTGGATGCTGCCTGGCTCAGCCCCCTGCTGGCTGAGAGGCGGAGGGCCTACAGTGTCCGTCACAGCAACA ctaaaggtgtgagttTGGCCAGATACATTCATTCGCTTATGCaccagaggtcaaagggcagCGGCGCAGCTCCGAGGTCTGTAACCGACCCCTGTCAGACCTCAGGCTACATCTCTGATGAGAGCGATGACTCTAACTTCAGCCTTCACTTGGTGGAAGACAGTCTGTTCAACGATGACGTGGAGAGTGATG GGAGCGATCCTCTATCAGGAGCTCTGTCTCCAAGGCTGCGTAATAATTCAGCGGAGGAGCTGAAAGGAGGCTCCTTCAGAAGGAGGCAGAGTGGTGGCAGACATGCCAGCGCGGAG TGTGGACAAACAGACAGTGAACAGACTGAGCCTGTGAACAGGAGAAATGGGCGGAGCAGCGCCGGCCATAAGG TGCTGGGATCAGCTGAGAACTCTGCTACTCTGCTCAAAGAGCGGGAGCGGATCCATCTGCTGGACCTGTCCGGGAACGAGCTGAGCTCTCTGTCCTGTCTGGATGACGgcttcatccagcagcagctgtggcatcTCCTCCGCCTGGATCTGAGCACCAACGGCCTCTTCCAGTTCCCTCCGGCCCTTTGCCAG AGTTTGCAGAGTTTGACCCGACTGGACCTGCAGGGCAACCAGCTGCAGTCTCTGCCTGCCGAGCTGCTCTCTCTGCCCTCACTAGGCACCCTCAACGTGTCTCGCAACTGTGTGGGGCccctgctgacctttgaccccagcgtGACCTGCCCATCACTGCGTCAGCTCAACCTGTCTTTCAACAAACTCAGCACCTTCCCCCCTGAGCTGGGCCGGGCCATGggccagctggaggagctggtccTGGAAGG TAACAGCATTGCTGAGCTGTGTGCACCTCTGTGCCTGCCAGAGGTCACGCTGCTGGACGTGAGCAAGAACCGCGTGGAGACCATCTCTCTAGACTTCCTGACTGGCTGCCCCAAACTGGAAACCTTCAACGCATCTGCAAACAAAATCA GTTCCCTGTCACATCTTCCGTCCAGGCTCACTACACTGAAACTGGCAGCCAACAGCTTCACCTGCGTCTCTGAGGCCATTCTCCATCTGCCCAT CTTGAGGTCTGTGGACATGAGGAGCAACCATATTTCCGTTCTGCCTGGTCCGAGGTTCTGGACGTCCAGCAACCTCAGAGAGCTGATGTTCAGCCACAACTCTATCACGACTCTGGATCTGAGTCAAACAATCTCCAAGTGGACACGACTGGAGAAGCTCCATCTGAGCGACAACAAGCTCACTGAG ATCCCTCTGCAGATCGGCTCTTTGGAAGGCCTGACCTCACTGGACGTGAGCCGTAACCCAGGCCTCCGCTCCTTCCCTGATGAGATGGGCAAACTGGGGAAGCTGTGGGACCTGCCGCTGGACGGCCTCCAGCTCAAACTGGACCTTAAACTTATCGGCAGCAAAACCAAAGACATTGTTCG GTTtctgcagcagcggctcagGAAGGCGGTGCCGTACTACCGGATGAAGCTGATCGTGGTGGGGAATCCAGGCAGCGGGAAGACGGCCCTGAtccagcagctgatgaagctgAAGCGGCCCCAGAACTCTAAGAAGGCTGCGGCCGGCATCACCATCCACGACTGGACGGTCCGAGAGTGGGACAAGAAGAAAATGGTGCTGAACGTGTGGGACTTCGCAG GTGGAGACGAGTTCAGCTGCTCCCACCCTCACTTCCTGACCTGCAGAGCCGTCTACCTGGTGGTTTACAACctgagcagaggagccagtcaGGTGGACGCCCTCAAACCGTGGCTCTTCACCATCAAG GCCGTGGCTCCATTCTCCCCCGTCATCCTGGTGGGAACCCACATAGACATGAGTGAGGACCAGCAGGTGCAGGCCTGTCTGAGGAAGATcaaagaggagctgctgagccaCCAGAGCTTCCCCGCCATCAGGGACTATCACATGGTTTCTGTGGGCGAGGACTCGGACGCCATGGCCAGACTCCGCAAGACCATCATCCGAGAGGTGACCAGCTTCAAG ATCCAGGGTCAGCCTGTGATGGGCCAGCTGGTTCCAGACAGCtacgtggagctgcagcggcgcatccagcagcacagagccagGGTTTCCCCAGAGTTCCCCGTCCTCCGGcgcgaggagctgctgcagctggtccgGGACAGCGAGCTGCTGGAGACGTCCGAGCTGCCGCACGCCACGCACTTCCTGAGCGAAGCAG GGGTCCTGCTGCACTACGACGACCCTGCACTGCTTCTCCAGGAGCTCTATTTCATCGACCCACAGTGGCTGTGCAACATCATCTCTCAG AAGCTGACATTAAAGAGCAGTGGCTTCTGGGAGCAGCCCAAAGCCGTCGTCCAGCGCGTGGACGTGGAAAGGTTTCTGTTCGAGACCAAGTGTTTTCCCAGAAGCCATTTGACACAGTTCTTCAAGCTGCTGGAGAAGTTCCAGATCGCGTTGCCCTTTGGagacgagcagctgctgctgcccagcTG TTTGTCCAAGCAGAGACCAGTTATAGAACTGCCTCACTCCGAGAACTCTGAGCTGATCGTGCGTCTGTACGAGATGCCCTACTTCCCCATGGATTACTGGTCCCGTCAGATCAGCCgcctgctggaggtttcttcctacCTGCTCTATGGAAGAG AGAAAGCTGTAAAAGCGAACCGCATTTACTGGATGAGAGGCGTTTACCTGAACTGGTCCCCTGACGCCTACTGTCTGGTGGAGGATGCCTCGGTGGAGGAGGATCCCTCCAGCTTGGTCAGGATCACTGTGCCCTCGTCACGAAAAG GCCGGGTGCTGCTGGGGCAGGTTGTGGATCAGGTGGACTCGGTGCTGGAGGAGTGGTTCCCCAGCCTGCTGAACACAGACATGTTGGGCAGTGGAGAGGCCCTGTTGAAGAAGTGGGCCCTGTACAGTTTTGAGGACGGTCAGGAAAGGAGCAAGATTTTGCTGGAGGACCTATTTGGATATTTTGACAGAG AATTCCTGCTGGTGAAGCAGGATGATCCTCGCTGCACTCTTCCCCTCGCCCAGATCGCCCCTGACCTGGTCTTGAGTGACCAGCCTGCAGGAACCATCCTGGACAGTGAAGAACTGGAGTTGGACATGTCTAAAGACAACCGACTGG GAGACGGTGGCTTTGGAACCGTCTATCGAGGCGTTTacaaaaatgaagaggtggctgTGAAGGTCTTCAACAAACATGCGTCCGATCTGTACATCCACCGGCTGCTGCGACAG GAGCTGACGGTGTTGGGGCGTCTCCGCCACCCGAGCCTGATCGGGCTCCTGGCGGCCGGTCCGGCGCCTCAGGTCCTGGTGATGGAGCTGGCTCTGCGGGGCTCGCTGGACTGGCTCTTTGAGCATGAGAATGGCCGCCTCAACAGGAAGTTCCAGCACAGGGTGGCTCTGCAGGTGGCCGACGGGCTCAG GTACCTTCACTCAGCAATGATCATCTACCGGGACCTGAAGCCCCACAACGTGCTCCTGTTCAACCTGAAGGCCGACGCTGAGATCATCGCGAAGATCACGGACTACGGCATCGCTCAGTTCTGCTGCAGCATGGGGGTGAGGAGCTCGGAGGGAACCGTGGGCTTCAGAGCCCCGGAGGTCGCCCGCGGCAACGTGGTCTACAACCAGCAGGCCGACGTCTTCTCCTTCGGCCTGCTGCTCTACGACCTCCTGACCTGCGGCGAGCGCATCTCAGACGGCATGAAGTTCCCCAGCGACTTCGACGAAATCGCAGTGCAGCGGAAACTGCCAG ATCCAGTGAAACACTACGGCTGCTCGCCTTGGCTCAGCTTCCAGGCGCTGATGAGCGACTGTCTGATGGAGCGTCCACAGGACCGACCCACCTCTGCTCAG GTGTTTGACAGGCTGAACTCCGGGGAGATGCTCTGCCTGATGCGGGAGCTGGTGCTCGGCCAGGCCTTCAACGCCGAGTGTGTGACGGTGAGCTCCGACGGCAGCGAGCGCAGAGCCTGGACGGGCGGAGGCAGCACCAAGAGGTTCGGCTCCCTCACCACCGTGGACCTGGGCACCGGCCTGGGGACTGCACAG AAGATGTACGACAGCCCCATCCTGTGTTTGGTGACGGTCCAGATCCCCGGCGAGGAGGGCGACTGGCTGGTGGCAGGCACCCAGTCTGGATCCTTAGTGGTGGTCGGTGCTCGTGACGCCTCCACCCGCCATCGGCTGCAGAGCGTCACCGACGCCGTCACCTCGCTGTTCTTCCACGTTCACCCCCGTCACAC CCAAAGGAAGAATTATTTGCTGGTCGGGACAGCAAACGGAATCCTGTCTGTTTACGAGGACTCT